In Stanieria sp. NIES-3757, the DNA window AGCAACAAGTACCGATTATTCATGTAGCAGGAACTAATGGCAAAGGTTCAGTATGTGCTTATCTTTCTTCGATCTTGACAGCAGCAGGTTATCGAGTAGGACGTTATATTTCTCCCCATTTAATAGATTGGACAGAAAGAATTTGTCTCAACGAACAACCAATTTCTTCTGAAGCTTTAATTTCTGTATTACAGGAAATTAAGGCAAAAATTGACCCTAATAGTGAAAGTCCGACTCAGTTTGAAGTAATTACGGCTGCTGCTTGGTTATATTTTGCTCAATCTCAAGTAGATGTTGCTGTCATGGAGGTAGGTTTAGGAGGAAGATTAGATGCAACCAATGTTTGCGATCGCCCTTTAGTGAGTGTTATTACTTCAATTAGTAAAGAACATTGGCAACGTTTAGGGCCTACTGTAGCTGATATTGCTAGTGAAAAAGCAGGTATCCTCAAACAAGATTGTCCTGCGGTGATCGGAATTTTACCACCAGAAGCCCAAACTGTAGTTCAACAAAAAATTAAAACTTTAAATTGTCCTGCGGTTTGGATCGAACCTGCCACAGAAATTAAACCAGGATGGGCAAAGTATCAAGACATCGAATATCCTTTACCTTTACTCGGACAGGTACAACTAATTAATTCAGCAATTGCGATCGCTACTTGTCAAATTCTACAACAACAAGGCTGGCAAATTACCAAAACTGCCATAGTCGAAGGAATGAAAAAGACTCAGTGGTTAGGAAGATTACAATGGACTACTTGGCAAAATCGTCCTTTATTAATTGATGGCGCGCATAACCCTGCTGCTGCATTGGTTTTAAGGCAATACGTGGATACTTTAAATAAACCTGTAATCTGGATCATGGGAATCCTTTCGACTAAAGATCATGAGGATATTTTACAAGCATTACTTAGACCCCAAGACGAACTTCATTTAGTACCCGTTCCCGATCATAGTACCGCCGAACCACAAGAATTAGCTGCTTTAGCTCAGAAAATTTGTCCTCAATTAAAGCATTGTCACACTTATTCCGATCTCTTTATTGCTTTACAAACTGTTTGGGATAACACTTCCGACTCTAAACCTTTAGTAATTTTATGCGGTTCTTTATATTTACTAGGATACTTTCTAAAACATTCTCGGTAAAACTTATCAGTCTATAGAGGCGAATAATGGTGTGTTCGTATATCACTTTTCAGTTAGTAGGTAATAAGTCAAAAGTGGAGGAAAAGATCAATGGTGATTATCTTCTACTATACTGCACTCAACTTGAGCGGGATTTTGCAAAGATATAAACATTACAAAGTAATTGATAACTGATAACTGATCTGATCACTATTCACTGAAATGCCTTTTGCCTATGTTTCTTTTCCTTTCAAAATTATTGCCACTATTTATTTATCCGTTGGGATTGACTTCTATCTTGTTGATAGTAGCTTTAGTGTGTTGGTTTAATCGTTCTCGTTGGACTCCATTACCAATTTTTTTAGCTTTAATTATCCTTCTTATTGGAAGTAACGCCAGAGTTGCCACTTACTTAGTCAAATCCCTTGAATGGCAGTATCTTCCCCAACCTCAATTACCTAATGCTGAAGCCATTGTGGTTTTAGGAGGCGCAACTAAAAATCCTGCCAAACCTCGACCAATGGCAGATTTAAACGAGCAGGGCGATCGCTTGATTTATGCAGCCAAACTCTATCAAGATGGGTTAGCACCTTTAATGATTCTTTCAGGAGGAAGAATTGAATGGACAGGTAATGGCAACTCAGAAGCAGCAGATATGGCAGATATTTTAAAAATCGCTGGAATTCCACCTGAAGCCATGATTCTTGAGCCAAATTCTCTCAATACCTATCAAAACGCTAGTAATGTTAAACAAATTTTACTCACCAGAGGTATTAAAAAAGTTCTTTTAGTTACCTCAGCAATGCACATGCCACGATCGCTTGCAATTTTCCAACATCTTGGGATTGATGCGATCGCAGCACCAACTGATTTTTTGGTGAGCGAACAAGAGGTCAAAAAATCCAACTATACTTTAGAAGCACAAATTCTAAATTTGCTCCCAGATACTCGATATCTCGATCAGACTACTAAAGCAATTAAGGAATATCTTGGTATCTGGATCTATGGTTTACGGGGTTGGCTATGATTTTGTTAACACTTACATTCTCGCTTGCGAAGATCGAAACGATAACCATGAGGTATCACGTGTAGCTTCGCGCCACAAAGTGCTAGAGACTCATCATGTAAAGTTTCATCGACATTAGTATGAGTAATGCTAGCAACATCAATAATAGTAATAGCACCTTCGCCAATTACCTCAATCTCATCGCCCTTAACCGCGATCGCGGTATTTTCATCAATGCCAAATCCTAATACTGCTGGTTGTTGAATTAAAGCTGAGATTAATCTTCCCAATCTTCCCCGTTGAGCAAAGTGTTGATCGATCGCTACTCCTGGTAAAAAACCCATTCCTGGTTCTAAGGTTACAGTTTCCAGGCGAGGATTAGTTTCTGCTTCTCCTTCTACAATCATGATATCTGGCATCATGGCTGCGCCTGCACTTGTTCCTGCAACTATTAATCCTTGCTTAAATTTTTCGTGTAGAAGTCGATCCATCTCGGTATCTTTAAGAACATTAGTTACACGAGCTTGATCTCCACCAGTAAAAAATACTCCTGTGGTTTCTTTGATCATTTCAAGAAACCGAGGTTCACTAGCATCTTCCCTTCTTTCTGTATCGACAATATCTACTCT includes these proteins:
- a CDS encoding FolC bifunctional protein, translated to MTINNSIDSLLEPFQHFGVNLGLTRIKKLLADLGNPQQQVPIIHVAGTNGKGSVCAYLSSILTAAGYRVGRYISPHLIDWTERICLNEQPISSEALISVLQEIKAKIDPNSESPTQFEVITAAAWLYFAQSQVDVAVMEVGLGGRLDATNVCDRPLVSVITSISKEHWQRLGPTVADIASEKAGILKQDCPAVIGILPPEAQTVVQQKIKTLNCPAVWIEPATEIKPGWAKYQDIEYPLPLLGQVQLINSAIAIATCQILQQQGWQITKTAIVEGMKKTQWLGRLQWTTWQNRPLLIDGAHNPAAALVLRQYVDTLNKPVIWIMGILSTKDHEDILQALLRPQDELHLVPVPDHSTAEPQELAALAQKICPQLKHCHTYSDLFIALQTVWDNTSDSKPLVILCGSLYLLGYFLKHSR
- a CDS encoding hypothetical protein (protein of unknown function DUF218); this encodes MFLFLSKLLPLFIYPLGLTSILLIVALVCWFNRSRWTPLPIFLALIILLIGSNARVATYLVKSLEWQYLPQPQLPNAEAIVVLGGATKNPAKPRPMADLNEQGDRLIYAAKLYQDGLAPLMILSGGRIEWTGNGNSEAADMADILKIAGIPPEAMILEPNSLNTYQNASNVKQILLTRGIKKVLLVTSAMHMPRSLAIFQHLGIDAIAAPTDFLVSEQEVKKSNYTLEAQILNLLPDTRYLDQTTKAIKEYLGIWIYGLRGWL
- a CDS encoding cyanophycinase produces the protein MVNAKAREQSDEESKQQSPVLNSQGQLIIIGGAEDKEGDCTILREFVRRAGGRGAKIAVMTVATSLPGEVGADYRDIFERLGVERVDIVDTERREDASEPRFLEMIKETTGVFFTGGDQARVTNVLKDTEMDRLLHEKFKQGLIVAGTSAGAAMMPDIMIVEGEAETNPRLETVTLEPGMGFLPGVAIDQHFAQRGRLGRLISALIQQPAVLGFGIDENTAIAVKGDEIEVIGEGAITIIDVASITHTNVDETLHDESLALCGAKLHVIPHGYRFDLRKRECKC